Proteins encoded within one genomic window of Mesorhizobium sp. AR10:
- a CDS encoding MarR family winged helix-turn-helix transcriptional regulator, translating to MTHTPNISFVLHDTARLLRKRFEQRSRTSGLTRAQWQVLAYLSLREGIHQNKLADLMEIMPITLARLLDKIEARGFVERRPDPADRRAWLLYLTPEARPLLEIMRSNGQKTRDEAFAGLSADAQQRLLQTLCLIKSNLLEACAKPAVDREKVHD from the coding sequence ATGACACACACACCCAACATCAGCTTCGTGCTGCACGATACCGCGCGTCTGCTTCGAAAGCGGTTTGAGCAGCGTTCGCGGACGTCGGGGCTGACCCGCGCCCAATGGCAGGTGCTGGCCTACCTTTCCCTGCGAGAAGGCATCCATCAGAACAAGCTGGCCGATCTGATGGAGATCATGCCGATTACACTCGCCCGGCTGCTCGACAAGATAGAAGCCCGCGGCTTCGTCGAGCGCCGGCCCGATCCTGCCGATCGCCGGGCTTGGCTGCTCTACCTCACACCTGAGGCTCGTCCGCTGCTCGAAATCATGCGCAGCAACGGCCAGAAAACGCGCGACGAGGCCTTCGCCGGCCTTTCGGCGGATGCACAGCAGCGTCTGCTGCAAACCCTTTGCTTGATCAAATCCAATCTGCTCGAGGCTTGCGCCAAACCAGCCGTCGACCGGGAGAAAGTACATGACTGA
- a CDS encoding BA14K family protein: MTNLATVALGAVLAISPATAMASMVRGGGGDSGAMLIRSHGGFGGGRSFGGHPFAMSHGGFGGGRSFGSHPFVMSHRGGRGFDMRQGFNGNHRYHGRRHFGRFRDRDHADDFDGFFGFAPFLGLGTYGYDNAAGYCENYRSYDPASGTYLGRSGHRYYCP, encoded by the coding sequence ATGACAAACCTGGCGACGGTCGCGTTAGGCGCCGTGCTGGCAATCAGCCCGGCGACAGCTATGGCGTCGATGGTTCGTGGCGGTGGTGGCGATAGCGGCGCCATGCTCATCAGGAGCCATGGCGGCTTCGGTGGCGGTCGCAGCTTCGGCGGCCATCCGTTCGCCATGAGCCATGGTGGCTTCGGTGGCGGTCGCAGCTTCGGTAGCCATCCATTCGTCATGAGCCATCGCGGCGGTCGCGGCTTCGATATGCGTCAAGGGTTCAACGGCAATCATCGATACCACGGCAGGCGCCACTTTGGTCGTTTCCGTGACCGGGACCACGCCGACGACTTCGACGGCTTTTTTGGGTTTGCCCCATTCTTGGGACTTGGCACATACGGCTACGACAATGCGGCCGGCTACTGCGAGAACTACCGCTCGTACGATCCTGCCAGCGGTACCTATCTCGGCCGGAGCGGGCATCGCTACTACTGCCCGTGA
- a CDS encoding LysR family transcriptional regulator yields the protein MAPVQLTELTAFVAVAEHLSFTKAAAEVGIALPTMSQTIRSLEERLGVRLFNRTTRSVAMTEAGLRLLAEVQPVLQGIDHALESVNSFRDKPIGTLRLAVARPAAAILAPMVLAPLIQPFLAEYPAIRLEIAVDDTHSDIVSGRFDAGIRVGHRIERDMTVLRIADQFRMLAVAAPTYLARHSRPSLPKDLQAHDCIQFRSPFDGSIQPWVFTQGDQHTEIAVQGSLIVNDLDVLLSATLQGVGIGYLPEPIVARYLARGRLVTLLEGWNRILPGVFLYHPSRRQTPMPLRVFLSFIEKWRRGALAAHRVS from the coding sequence ATGGCTCCTGTCCAGCTCACCGAACTGACCGCCTTCGTGGCAGTCGCCGAGCATCTCAGCTTCACCAAAGCGGCGGCGGAGGTCGGTATAGCTCTGCCCACCATGAGCCAGACCATCCGGTCCCTCGAGGAGCGACTCGGCGTTCGGCTGTTCAATCGCACCACGCGTAGCGTCGCCATGACGGAGGCCGGGCTTCGCCTTCTGGCGGAAGTACAGCCGGTTCTCCAAGGCATCGATCACGCACTTGAGAGTGTCAATTCGTTCCGCGACAAACCGATCGGGACATTGCGCCTGGCAGTCGCGCGGCCGGCCGCCGCAATACTGGCCCCTATGGTGCTCGCGCCGCTAATCCAGCCGTTTCTTGCGGAATACCCGGCCATTCGCCTGGAAATCGCTGTCGATGATACGCACAGTGACATTGTCAGCGGCAGGTTCGATGCCGGAATTCGTGTAGGGCACAGAATCGAGCGCGACATGACGGTCTTGCGCATTGCAGACCAGTTCAGGATGCTTGCGGTCGCCGCTCCGACTTATTTGGCGCGCCATTCGAGACCGTCGCTTCCTAAAGATCTGCAAGCCCACGACTGCATCCAATTCCGTTCGCCTTTTGATGGCTCCATACAGCCCTGGGTCTTCACCCAGGGCGACCAGCATACCGAGATCGCCGTCCAAGGCTCGCTCATCGTCAATGATCTTGATGTGCTACTAAGCGCCACCCTCCAAGGAGTCGGCATCGGCTACCTGCCGGAGCCGATTGTTGCGAGGTACCTTGCGCGAGGCCGGCTGGTGACCCTGCTGGAAGGTTGGAATCGCATACTGCCTGGTGTTTTCCTTTATCATCCCAGCCGTCGTCAAACGCCCATGCCGCTTCGGGTGTTTCTCAGCTTCATCGAGAAATGGCGCAGGGGCGCCTTGGCGGCCCATCGCGTCTCGTGA
- a CDS encoding 2-dehydropantoate 2-reductase, producing MSASPKFCIFGAGAIGGTIAALLTRCGATVSMVARGRTLAALKRDGLRLIIDGEMLQTPIQVSEDPSELGVQDYVIIAAKAPSMPDIARRVGPLLGPKTAVVTAMNGVPWWFFLNAKGSFAGRQLTAVDPDGTIARAIPTSGVIGCVVYIAASADEPGVIRHQSGHRLVVGEPDNRLTPRLADLADWLRRAGFDCRESPEIRHEVWLKLWANLCMNPISLLTTATSDRIIDDPLLRRLCVSMMEEAGRIGAAIGVSDSPPIEKIVGNIRGLGAFKMSMLQDLEHGKPVEIDALLTVLHDIGLLVGVPTPFIDGVLGLARLRANSLGLVDDSSVRGADQFSLVQQHPTQSRTEARGARPRQEEVTAR from the coding sequence ATGTCTGCTTCACCCAAATTCTGCATCTTCGGCGCTGGTGCCATCGGCGGTACGATCGCTGCTCTTCTCACGCGATGCGGCGCGACGGTGAGCATGGTTGCGCGAGGTCGCACTCTCGCGGCTCTGAAGCGTGACGGGCTACGGCTCATAATCGATGGCGAAATGTTGCAGACGCCCATCCAGGTCAGCGAAGATCCGTCAGAGCTTGGAGTGCAAGACTATGTGATTATCGCGGCGAAGGCGCCTTCAATGCCGGACATTGCGCGGCGTGTTGGGCCATTGCTTGGCCCCAAAACGGCTGTCGTCACCGCAATGAACGGTGTGCCCTGGTGGTTCTTCCTCAATGCCAAGGGCAGTTTCGCAGGACGACAACTCACGGCCGTCGATCCGGACGGCACAATAGCTCGGGCCATACCGACCAGCGGCGTGATCGGCTGCGTCGTTTACATCGCTGCCTCTGCCGACGAGCCCGGTGTCATTCGCCACCAAAGCGGTCACCGGCTTGTTGTTGGCGAGCCCGACAACCGGCTGACGCCTCGGTTGGCAGATCTTGCCGACTGGCTTCGTCGAGCGGGTTTCGATTGCCGGGAAAGCCCGGAAATCCGCCACGAAGTCTGGCTCAAGCTTTGGGCGAATCTTTGCATGAACCCTATCAGTCTGCTGACCACGGCGACTTCCGATCGCATCATCGACGATCCACTGCTTCGCCGGCTTTGTGTCTCGATGATGGAAGAGGCAGGACGGATCGGCGCTGCGATCGGCGTGTCGGACAGCCCTCCCATCGAGAAGATAGTTGGAAATATCCGGGGGCTCGGCGCGTTCAAGATGTCGATGCTGCAGGACCTCGAACACGGCAAGCCTGTCGAGATCGATGCATTGCTGACAGTTCTCCATGACATCGGACTGCTTGTCGGCGTGCCGACGCCATTCATCGACGGTGTGCTAGGCCTGGCCCGCTTGCGGGCAAACAGTCTTGGGTTGGTCGACGACAGTTCCGTCAGAGGCGCTGATCAATTCTCCCTGGTGCAGCAGCATCCGACCCAAAGCCGCACTGAGGCGCGGGGTGCCCGGCCTCGGCAAGAAGAAGTGACGGCGCGATGA
- a CDS encoding DUF3455 domain-containing protein encodes MANLIQSGPARCRDRIERGHIVAHRIENSMLTRLPFAFAALVLFAASAAAQEIPAKLALPQGGTLLGKYPAKGVQIYVCRVKEDANEWDFKAPEAELLDAQGVPFAKHYAGPTWEAPDGSKIVGKVLADEPAPKADAIPWLLLSTESTVSGVLAGVRFVQRVNTSGGVGPTGACPMVGQEQRVDYTADYVFYK; translated from the coding sequence TTGGCTAACCTCATTCAATCCGGCCCCGCACGGTGCAGGGACCGGATTGAAAGAGGCCACATTGTCGCTCACCGGATTGAAAACTCCATGCTCACCCGCTTGCCATTCGCTTTCGCTGCTCTTGTGCTTTTTGCGGCTTCAGCGGCCGCTCAAGAGATCCCTGCCAAGCTTGCACTTCCGCAAGGGGGCACGCTGCTAGGCAAGTACCCGGCCAAGGGCGTTCAGATCTACGTCTGCCGCGTCAAAGAGGACGCAAACGAATGGGACTTCAAGGCGCCCGAAGCCGAGCTTCTCGACGCACAGGGCGTGCCGTTCGCCAAACACTATGCCGGACCAACCTGGGAAGCGCCCGATGGCTCGAAGATCGTCGGCAAGGTTTTAGCAGACGAGCCCGCTCCGAAGGCGGACGCAATTCCCTGGCTGCTTTTGTCGACGGAATCCACGGTGTCGGGGGTACTTGCCGGCGTGCGTTTTGTCCAACGGGTCAACACCTCCGGCGGAGTCGGGCCGACCGGTGCATGTCCGATGGTCGGACAAGAACAGCGCGTCGACTACACTGCAGACTACGTCTTTTACAAATGA
- a CDS encoding GMC oxidoreductase: protein MGLGKHAVVDPMVRVHGISNPRVADNSVMPNITTGHTLAPTLVIAEQAASMISAGS from the coding sequence ATGGGTCTTGGCAAGCATGCGGTCGTCGACCCGATGGTTCGGGTGCATGGCATCTCGAACCCGAGGGTGGCCGACAATTCGGTGATGCCGAATATCACGACCGGCCATACGCTGGCGCCGACCCTGGTTATCGCAGAACAGGCCGCCAGCATGATCAGCGCCGGTTCGTAG
- a CDS encoding isoprenylcysteine carboxyl methyltransferase family protein yields the protein MMWTSIALLGFVTLQRLAELIHSRRNTAQLLARGAHEVAPEHYIYLVALHATWLMGLWVLAPTLPIEAFWFAVFAVAQVARLWVLATLKTRWTTRIIVLPGAPLVTTGPYRYLHHPNYAIVVVEIAALPLAFGLSAYAVGFSVLNAMVLIIRLKAENRALATLNAIP from the coding sequence CTGATGTGGACCTCCATCGCGCTCCTTGGCTTTGTGACGCTGCAGCGTCTCGCCGAACTCATCCATTCCCGGCGTAACACGGCACAGCTTCTGGCTCGCGGCGCGCACGAGGTTGCGCCGGAGCACTACATCTACTTGGTCGCGCTGCACGCAACGTGGCTGATGGGCTTGTGGGTGCTTGCGCCGACGCTGCCGATAGAGGCGTTCTGGTTCGCGGTGTTTGCCGTGGCGCAGGTCGCGCGGTTGTGGGTGCTGGCGACGCTGAAGACGCGCTGGACGACGCGCATCATTGTCCTGCCGGGCGCTCCGCTCGTCACTACCGGCCCCTACCGGTATCTGCACCACCCGAACTACGCCATCGTCGTCGTCGAGATCGCGGCGCTGCCGCTCGCCTTCGGCCTGTCTGCCTATGCGGTCGGCTTCTCCGTCCTGAACGCGATGGTCCTGATCATTCGGTTGAAGGCCGAGAACAGGGCCCTCGCCACCTTGAATGCCATTCCTTGA
- a CDS encoding type III polyketide synthase: MNTIVYLSGLGLAVPDNVIRQADAAALAETLFSDRIKGFRHLAPIFSNSGIRERHMTQPLSWFVEPHGWAERMQAYVEGASRLFVDAATRAIRQAGLEAEDIDSVVTVSSTGFSVPSIEARVASEMGFRPDIERVPVFGLGCAGGVSGFSIASRLAAGRPGARVLLVAIELCSLAFRLDEPTNVNVVASALFGDGAAACVLTAGGGGMASVEFTGEHLFPDTLDIMGWRVDDPGLGIVLAQSLPHFVSSRIGPVIAEMLSHNGLGAADIDRFICHPGGAKVLDALEGALSLGQGTLNDERQVLAEYGNMSSPTVLFVLDRAIRAGLPERSAMIAMGPGFSASCVTLKRAA; this comes from the coding sequence TTGAACACGATAGTCTATCTTTCAGGCCTTGGCCTGGCGGTGCCGGACAACGTCATCCGGCAAGCGGATGCCGCCGCCCTGGCCGAGACCCTCTTCTCAGACAGGATAAAGGGATTTCGGCATCTCGCCCCCATCTTCAGCAATTCCGGAATACGCGAGCGGCATATGACGCAGCCACTGTCATGGTTCGTGGAGCCGCATGGCTGGGCAGAGCGCATGCAGGCCTATGTCGAGGGCGCAAGCCGGCTCTTCGTGGATGCGGCGACGCGGGCGATCCGGCAGGCGGGGCTCGAGGCCGAGGACATCGACAGCGTCGTTACGGTGTCGTCGACCGGATTCTCCGTCCCCAGCATCGAAGCCCGCGTCGCCAGTGAAATGGGTTTTCGTCCGGACATAGAGCGCGTTCCCGTCTTCGGTCTCGGCTGCGCCGGCGGTGTTTCCGGCTTCTCCATCGCGTCGCGCCTTGCCGCGGGCCGGCCCGGCGCGAGGGTTCTCCTGGTGGCGATCGAACTCTGCTCGCTCGCCTTCCGGCTCGATGAGCCGACCAACGTCAATGTCGTCGCGTCGGCCTTGTTCGGCGATGGCGCCGCCGCCTGCGTCCTCACTGCCGGCGGGGGTGGCATGGCGAGCGTGGAATTCACAGGCGAGCATCTTTTCCCCGATACGCTCGACATCATGGGATGGAGGGTCGACGACCCGGGACTGGGCATCGTACTGGCGCAGTCGTTGCCGCATTTTGTCAGCTCACGGATCGGACCGGTCATCGCCGAAATGCTCTCCCATAACGGGCTGGGCGCGGCCGACATCGACCGCTTCATCTGCCATCCCGGTGGCGCCAAGGTGCTCGATGCGCTGGAAGGCGCACTGTCTCTCGGGCAAGGCACGCTCAACGACGAACGCCAGGTTCTCGCCGAATACGGCAACATGTCCTCGCCCACCGTGCTTTTCGTACTCGACCGAGCCATTCGCGCCGGTCTGCCGGAACGATCGGCGATGATCGCCATGGGACCGGGGTTCTCGGCAAGCTGCGTCACCTTGAAAAGGGCGGCCTGA
- a CDS encoding helix-turn-helix domain-containing protein, protein MLQSDDFIGSPQLNFEAWRDTLRALCGRYNPEGTEPDAFAGWVRPMSVSGFAALDIGCNAERIERTYQDTRLDSADHYFVLFQVAGRSVVSHNAQTVQLAVGDVAFVDAARPATYIASSGGEAWSTVTLDLPRQSLVSHLGFEPQGGLYRRGGTSPGRLLFNLLRDADQTEGSALSPADSYMQLAVYDLVGALFAPSELSLGSRHSDTLFRRIQGIIRDGFADPDFGPNEVAAEMGISLRYLQKLFTERGSTCSELIFALRLAHAERLVQRRASLRTSQPLSEIAYACGFRDYTHFARKFRHRFGHAPGARSKET, encoded by the coding sequence ATGCTTCAGAGCGACGATTTTATCGGATCGCCCCAATTGAATTTCGAGGCGTGGAGAGACACTCTCCGCGCCCTGTGTGGGCGGTACAACCCTGAAGGTACCGAACCCGACGCCTTTGCCGGTTGGGTGCGCCCCATGAGCGTATCTGGATTCGCGGCGCTGGATATTGGTTGCAATGCTGAGCGGATCGAGCGGACCTATCAGGATACTCGCCTCGATAGCGCAGACCATTACTTCGTACTCTTTCAGGTCGCTGGCCGATCGGTGGTGAGCCACAACGCTCAAACCGTGCAACTTGCCGTGGGCGATGTTGCATTCGTCGATGCGGCTCGGCCAGCGACATACATCGCCAGCAGCGGGGGCGAAGCATGGAGCACTGTGACTCTTGATCTGCCACGCCAGTCCCTCGTGTCCCATCTCGGATTCGAGCCGCAGGGCGGGCTCTACCGGCGCGGCGGAACGTCTCCCGGACGGTTGCTCTTCAACCTTCTTCGGGATGCCGATCAAACCGAAGGGTCAGCCTTGTCACCGGCCGATTCCTATATGCAGCTGGCAGTCTATGATCTTGTTGGCGCGCTGTTCGCGCCGTCCGAACTGTCGCTCGGCTCACGTCATTCGGACACGCTGTTCAGGCGCATCCAGGGCATCATCAGGGACGGCTTTGCCGATCCGGATTTCGGACCCAACGAGGTGGCGGCGGAAATGGGGATATCGCTACGCTATCTTCAGAAGCTCTTCACGGAGCGCGGCTCGACCTGCAGTGAACTGATATTTGCGCTTCGTCTGGCTCACGCCGAGCGCCTTGTGCAGCGCCGGGCGTCGCTGCGAACAAGCCAGCCTCTCAGCGAGATCGCTTACGCCTGCGGCTTTCGTGACTACACGCATTTCGCACGAAAATTTCGTCATCGCTTTGGCCACGCCCCAGGCGCCCGTTCGAAAGAAACCTGA